The following proteins come from a genomic window of Nitrospirota bacterium:
- a CDS encoding FkbM family methyltransferase, with protein sequence MTAGEILQKPSIYIKKGFGKIQRRMIRLPEGAITKKINRKVLYEFKLEPFLNEDDFRAMLTSSYDIILCDFLKKHLVEGDIFIDVGANVGYISAVAASYVGTSGEIHSFEPLKECFLRLQTLGDLNPAITFKFNNVALGAESGTLPIAYNPQGDSRNATLVPSERCIKTYSVPVVRLDDYIKENISNPERIKVIKIDVEGFEFPVLKGLERFFTEKNYRPLIVCEVKPWVVSKVGCTLEIFDSYMRKFSYQSYNVLLQNKPIDLQKLRDLEVVLFRG encoded by the coding sequence ATGACTGCCGGGGAGATTTTACAGAAGCCCTCAATTTATATTAAGAAAGGATTCGGAAAAATACAGCGAAGAATGATTCGACTTCCCGAAGGTGCCATAACCAAGAAGATAAACAGGAAAGTTCTCTATGAGTTTAAACTAGAGCCTTTTTTGAATGAAGATGATTTTCGTGCCATGCTTACTTCCTCGTATGATATTATTCTCTGCGATTTCCTGAAGAAGCACCTCGTTGAGGGTGACATATTTATCGATGTAGGTGCGAACGTGGGCTATATCTCTGCAGTTGCGGCATCATATGTCGGCACGTCTGGAGAGATACATAGTTTCGAGCCGCTTAAGGAGTGTTTCTTACGCTTGCAGACACTGGGTGATCTCAATCCAGCTATTACCTTCAAGTTCAACAACGTAGCACTTGGTGCGGAAAGTGGAACTCTGCCTATAGCTTATAATCCGCAGGGTGATTCCAGAAACGCCACGCTGGTGCCGAGTGAGCGTTGCATCAAGACATACAGCGTACCCGTAGTGCGGCTTGATGACTACATTAAGGAAAATATTTCTAATCCTGAACGTATTAAGGTCATCAAAATTGATGTTGAAGGCTTTGAATTCCCTGTATTGAAAGGGCTTGAACGATTTTTTACTGAGAAAAATTATCGCCCGTTAATTGTTTGTGAGGTTAAGCCCTGGGTTGTATCAAAAGTCGGATGCACACTTGAGATATTCGATAGTTACATGAGGAAGTTTTCTTATCAGTCTTATAACGTCCTACTGCAAAATAAGCCTATTGACTTGCAGAAATTGAGAGACTTGGAAGTTGTCTTGTTTCGCGGCTGA
- a CDS encoding exosortase C-terminal domain/associated protein EpsI: protein MIKKTRFMAVFALLILTVLFVNLHADISVPMNKSFGEFPVSHREWRMLSQTSFSEAVLRVLKPTDYLFRRYADGSDTPVYLYIGYHGGGKNSGGIHSPKHCMPGAGWYEALEEKISVDVGGRRMQLVKTVYQKGDEKELFLYWYQVKGRALSDEYSLKAYEIINSMLYRRRDSAFIRISVPITGDEQRSFEAGVKFIKDFYPVITEYLPH, encoded by the coding sequence ATGATCAAGAAGACACGATTCATGGCGGTTTTCGCACTGCTGATCCTCACGGTGCTGTTTGTCAACCTTCACGCGGACATTTCGGTCCCGATGAATAAATCCTTCGGCGAGTTCCCCGTCAGCCACCGGGAGTGGCGTATGCTCTCGCAGACATCGTTCAGCGAGGCTGTCCTGAGAGTGCTCAAGCCGACCGACTACCTGTTCCGGAGATATGCCGACGGCAGCGATACGCCCGTGTATCTCTATATCGGTTATCACGGCGGGGGCAAGAACAGCGGCGGGATCCATTCGCCGAAGCACTGCATGCCCGGCGCCGGATGGTACGAGGCCCTCGAAGAAAAGATTTCCGTGGATGTCGGTGGGAGACGGATGCAGCTGGTCAAGACGGTCTACCAGAAAGGGGATGAGAAGGAGCTCTTCCTTTACTGGTACCAGGTGAAGGGCAGGGCGCTTTCGGATGAGTATTCCTTGAAAGCGTACGAAATCATTAACTCGATGCTCTACCGGCGGCGGGACTCTGCGTTCATCAGGATATCGGTGCCGATCACGGGTGATGAGCAGCGGTCGTTCGAGGCCGGCGTCAAGTTCATCAAGGATTTCTATCCGGTCATCACCGAGTACCTGCCTCACTGA
- a CDS encoding glycosyltransferase translates to MDKIKIGFGPITTSNSYYQSGLKVASALEQYEEFTCGSFRWEPFSLDELMQFDVLVFIKYYPDYEILRGLKRSNKVLILDYQDMFLYPSVYELNHFKKILKRIYYYTEERAIRRRLKMFDLCFVASPILMDIVREAGIKPYFLQRQIYNDKNEYSFKAPSDRRDNLVLYWTGVGLNQKQNEPVLPVLRGLCRKYGCRIVYSTDTLGSEQGVEYRLWSPDTWEQELLEADIAFRWRDTSNLQRCKDANKVMSYMAAGLPVVVYPTESERRIIKDGVNGFMTYTAGDFERVLERLITEPELRRSIGLNAHKDVWSKFALRRHVEEIRTVIVSLRTKE, encoded by the coding sequence GTGGATAAAATCAAAATAGGCTTCGGTCCGATAACAACGAGTAATTCGTATTATCAGTCCGGATTGAAGGTGGCATCCGCCTTGGAGCAGTATGAGGAATTTACTTGCGGTTCGTTCCGATGGGAACCATTTTCACTTGATGAGCTCATGCAGTTCGATGTCCTCGTATTCATAAAGTATTACCCCGATTATGAAATACTGAGAGGTCTTAAACGCAGTAATAAAGTGCTTATTCTTGACTATCAGGACATGTTTCTCTATCCAAGTGTTTATGAGCTCAATCACTTTAAGAAGATCCTTAAGAGAATTTACTACTATACGGAGGAGCGGGCCATCAGAAGACGGCTTAAGATGTTCGACCTCTGCTTTGTCGCCTCTCCTATATTGATGGATATCGTCAGAGAGGCTGGCATAAAACCCTACTTTTTACAGCGGCAGATTTACAATGATAAAAATGAGTATTCGTTTAAAGCTCCGTCGGACAGACGAGACAATCTGGTTTTGTACTGGACCGGTGTCGGTTTAAATCAGAAGCAGAATGAACCGGTACTGCCGGTGTTGAGAGGGCTTTGCCGAAAGTATGGCTGCAGGATTGTGTATTCGACTGATACTCTCGGCAGTGAGCAGGGTGTCGAATATAGGTTGTGGTCGCCGGACACGTGGGAACAGGAGCTTCTCGAAGCTGATATCGCCTTTCGGTGGAGAGACACCTCGAACTTGCAGCGATGCAAAGATGCTAATAAAGTGATGTCCTACATGGCAGCCGGACTCCCGGTAGTCGTTTATCCGACAGAATCAGAAAGGCGTATTATCAAAGATGGCGTTAACGGCTTTATGACGTATACGGCAGGTGATTTCGAGAGGGTTCTTGAGAGACTTATAACTGAACCCGAATTGCGGCGGAGCATTGGTTTGAATGCTCACAAGGATGTCTGGAGCAAGTTCGCCCTACGAAGGCACGTCGAGGAAATACGTACAGTTATAGTGTCTTTACGCACGAAAGAGTAG
- a CDS encoding glycosyltransferase family 4 protein translates to MRNKTILFIAPDVYRPDLPNFKSKFEMLPAGISGAIIARSSPDFDGYRLGAFLLRVVPFPEKYGVLETLKQMVSIVRRGLEVHRKTPVDLIQCYDPLKLGICAIILKKLTGAKAIIEVNGHLIDAGFLFQITISEKIKRVFYGATIRWCLKAADAVKLLNDKQLDEWKRALVNKKVFMFHDFVPTHLFRMSKSNHGYIFFAGFPFYLKGVDVLINAFKQVAAKYPDMKLVIMGHTRSDREQFQKMIQDCEAIEILKPVDYDKIISYFENCTFFVLPSRSEAMGRVLIEAMACGKAVIASNVGGIPLLVRDGENGLLFHSENVFELAAKIDLLLSDEKLRSQLGENGYASMHEKFSSKLYIKRFVEMVESVS, encoded by the coding sequence ATGAGAAATAAAACCATACTCTTTATTGCTCCTGATGTTTACCGGCCCGACCTCCCCAATTTTAAAAGCAAGTTCGAAATGCTGCCCGCGGGCATCTCGGGAGCGATCATCGCCAGGTCATCGCCTGATTTCGACGGCTATCGGTTAGGGGCGTTCCTGCTACGGGTGGTGCCTTTTCCCGAAAAGTACGGCGTGCTCGAAACCCTCAAGCAAATGGTGAGCATAGTCAGACGCGGGCTTGAGGTGCACAGGAAGACACCTGTTGATCTCATACAGTGTTATGACCCTTTAAAGCTCGGCATTTGCGCTATTATACTCAAGAAGCTGACAGGGGCGAAGGCTATCATCGAAGTGAACGGGCATCTGATAGATGCCGGCTTCTTGTTTCAGATAACGATTTCAGAAAAAATAAAAAGGGTTTTTTATGGAGCAACAATCAGATGGTGTCTGAAAGCTGCCGATGCAGTGAAACTGCTGAACGATAAACAGCTCGATGAGTGGAAAAGGGCGTTGGTGAACAAAAAGGTGTTCATGTTCCATGACTTTGTGCCGACGCACCTCTTTAGAATGAGTAAAAGTAATCATGGGTATATCTTTTTTGCAGGCTTCCCGTTTTACCTTAAAGGAGTGGATGTGCTTATCAATGCTTTCAAGCAGGTAGCGGCGAAATATCCCGATATGAAGCTGGTTATCATGGGACATACCCGGTCGGACAGAGAACAGTTCCAGAAGATGATACAGGATTGCGAGGCAATAGAGATACTGAAACCTGTCGATTATGACAAGATAATTTCCTATTTTGAAAACTGCACTTTTTTCGTCTTGCCGTCTCGTTCGGAGGCAATGGGGCGTGTGCTTATTGAAGCCATGGCATGCGGAAAGGCTGTTATTGCATCGAATGTTGGTGGAATTCCTCTTCTGGTCAGAGACGGTGAAAACGGGCTCTTGTTTCACTCTGAGAATGTTTTCGAGCTCGCTGCGAAAATTGACTTATTGCTGTCAGACGAGAAGCTGCGCTCCCAACTAGGCGAAAATGGGTATGCTTCGATGCACGAAAAATTCTCGAGTAAGTTGTATATAAAAAGATTTGTTGAGATGGTCGAGAGTGTATCATAA
- a CDS encoding glycosyltransferase family 4 protein, with product MSTWDKRLSARHQDDSQKAKMKILFLAARLPYPLDTGAKIRAYHILKGLAHEHEVTLLAFHGSTTELEHVGPLSKLGINVVPVLNQAINKGVSPWLLIRNLFSRLPVTVQKYQSETFRIELSRLLNDRYDIVHCEHLHVAHYADSQKNCKKVLDAHNVEAEIVERMCAVETNALKRAFLAWHAAKVKRFEQSVVRYFDLVLAVSDRDRAALKKMSGRNNVSTVENGVDVDHFVSNGGPKNGSLVFVGSMDWLPNVDGIKYFVDDILPLIQREVGAIPFYVVGKNPPRDITELAKKKEGVIVTGAVDDVRPYIDAASVYVVPLRFGGGTRLKVLEAFAMGKTVVSTSLGSEGIDFKAGEHLLIADDPKAFAECVITLLKNEKRNEQMRRAARKLAEERYSWHVIENKLLQYYHFSTGNDRT from the coding sequence ATGAGTACCTGGGATAAGAGATTATCCGCACGGCATCAGGACGATTCACAAAAAGCGAAAATGAAAATACTTTTTTTAGCGGCTCGGCTTCCATATCCTCTCGACACCGGAGCAAAGATAAGGGCGTATCATATTCTGAAAGGCCTGGCGCATGAGCATGAGGTAACACTGCTTGCCTTCCACGGCAGTACAACAGAGCTTGAGCATGTAGGGCCGCTCTCAAAACTCGGTATAAACGTTGTTCCCGTTCTCAATCAAGCAATAAATAAAGGGGTTTCACCATGGCTTCTCATAAGGAACCTTTTCTCACGATTGCCCGTTACCGTACAGAAGTATCAGTCAGAAACGTTTAGAATAGAACTGTCCCGGTTGCTGAACGACCGGTACGATATCGTTCACTGCGAGCATCTGCACGTAGCCCATTATGCCGATAGTCAAAAAAATTGCAAGAAAGTGCTCGATGCCCACAACGTCGAAGCGGAGATAGTCGAACGCATGTGCGCTGTTGAAACAAATGCCCTGAAGAGAGCGTTTCTGGCGTGGCATGCAGCGAAAGTGAAGCGCTTTGAGCAGTCGGTGGTGAGATATTTTGATCTTGTCCTGGCCGTTTCAGACAGGGATAGAGCTGCCCTGAAAAAAATGAGCGGCAGAAACAATGTCAGCACAGTCGAGAATGGGGTCGATGTCGATCATTTTGTCTCGAACGGGGGGCCGAAAAACGGTTCGCTCGTCTTTGTCGGCTCGATGGATTGGCTGCCGAATGTGGATGGAATCAAGTATTTTGTGGATGATATTCTCCCGCTCATCCAAAGGGAAGTCGGAGCGATTCCATTTTACGTGGTCGGCAAGAATCCTCCGCGCGACATTACCGAGCTCGCTAAAAAGAAGGAAGGTGTCATCGTGACCGGCGCCGTGGATGATGTGAGGCCTTATATCGATGCGGCTTCGGTCTATGTCGTCCCGCTCAGGTTCGGCGGCGGAACGAGACTGAAGGTGCTCGAAGCATTTGCGATGGGTAAAACAGTGGTATCGACAAGCCTGGGCAGCGAGGGGATTGACTTTAAGGCGGGTGAGCATCTGCTGATTGCTGATGATCCGAAAGCATTTGCCGAATGCGTCATCACGCTTCTCAAAAATGAAAAGAGAAATGAGCAGATGAGACGAGCGGCTCGGAAACTGGCTGAAGAGCGCTACAGTTGGCATGTTATCGAGAATAAATTGTTGCAGTACTATCATTTCAGCACCGGCAATGACAGGACGTAA
- a CDS encoding acyltransferase, whose amino-acid sequence MEQAHPRAVESIRENTIDRVRQRLPHITNLQNFAIFLVVLGHCTPTNNWRLVPPFMMWLIKVIYSFHLPLFMFISGFLFMYSWRGRSIDYVDFIYKKIKRLLLPYLVFSTLAFLLKNAFSQYAIRKISFTLDSYLAGIFYPEDNPMINLWFLPTLFIIFLIAPFLKRVIENGRKAVLSLILLLILLLNSLKIIQIELLNISGAVYFLIFFYLGGIAGRYHEKLIMCKHYAFLAVSLMLLGVTNLIDFRLGVLAPLVGIAFSYSLSHFLGNSSVRAADYIDGYYYQIFLMSWFVQVFIRAFYRVGMLDYWPTVFLMLFGGLYIPVFVARLVQRKSPELKAVFGM is encoded by the coding sequence ATGGAACAGGCCCATCCAAGAGCTGTAGAGAGCATCAGGGAAAATACTATTGACCGCGTAAGACAGAGGTTGCCGCATATAACGAACCTGCAGAACTTTGCAATCTTTCTGGTGGTGTTAGGTCACTGCACACCGACTAATAACTGGCGGCTGGTCCCCCCCTTTATGATGTGGCTCATAAAGGTTATATACAGCTTTCATCTCCCTTTATTTATGTTTATCTCCGGATTTCTGTTCATGTATTCTTGGAGAGGGCGTAGTATTGACTACGTTGACTTTATTTATAAAAAAATCAAAAGGCTTTTGCTTCCCTATCTGGTTTTCAGCACATTGGCGTTCTTGTTGAAAAATGCATTTTCGCAATATGCCATTCGAAAAATATCATTTACCCTTGACAGTTATCTAGCAGGTATATTTTATCCTGAAGATAATCCGATGATAAACTTGTGGTTTCTGCCGACTCTTTTTATTATTTTTCTCATAGCGCCTTTTTTGAAAAGAGTCATTGAAAACGGTAGGAAAGCTGTTCTATCGCTCATATTGCTCTTAATCCTTTTGTTAAATAGCTTGAAAATAATTCAAATAGAGCTCCTTAATATTTCCGGAGCTGTATATTTTCTTATATTTTTCTACTTGGGAGGAATTGCTGGCCGCTACCATGAGAAATTAATAATGTGTAAGCATTATGCCTTCCTCGCGGTCTCCCTCATGCTGCTCGGTGTAACGAATCTGATTGACTTTCGACTGGGCGTACTAGCTCCGCTTGTGGGAATTGCATTCTCTTATTCCCTTTCTCATTTTCTCGGCAATTCCAGTGTAAGGGCTGCTGATTATATCGACGGTTATTATTACCAAATTTTCTTGATGTCTTGGTTCGTACAGGTGTTCATAAGAGCCTTCTATAGAGTTGGAATGCTGGACTATTGGCCAACAGTATTCCTAATGCTCTTCGGCGGGCTGTATATTCCTGTCTTTGTTGCCAGGTTGGTTCAAAGAAAATCTCCTGAACTGAAAGCTGTCTTTGGAATGTAG
- a CDS encoding glycosyltransferase family 4 protein: MKKIIVLDMWASDSASRGPSKHWLYNKLAHDYEIEIVNPSPGIGDDIPLLVRTFNFSKKKWGTEFYRLKEHIGKTPAMFRRRSARFNKAVHRLDGRPDLFFQTGALFGPIESHGIPYISYHDQTVSMVERGYKGWLPDNFLEHRDEWYRLEKNFYQSMTKVVTYSAVTRDSLINDYLVDAERVTVIPTACKLPFPSREEILKPRKRQLLFVTTDFMRKGGDILLNAVPLIKSKFPDITVVIAGGSIPPSIRISGPAVTYVGALSQQDLMRYYLESEILVHPARYDAFPNVIKEAIACGLPVVASGVCGIPEMLDGERAGVLMRNISPAGLGDAVIGLLSNEMRYRQIQEHCLTLREKYSIDTVGGMFVKLFNEYLG; encoded by the coding sequence ATGAAAAAAATTATAGTCTTAGATATGTGGGCCTCTGATTCCGCCAGTCGCGGGCCCAGTAAACATTGGCTCTACAACAAACTTGCTCACGATTATGAGATTGAGATCGTAAATCCCTCACCAGGTATAGGGGATGATATCCCCCTTCTTGTACGTACATTTAACTTCAGTAAGAAAAAGTGGGGGACAGAGTTCTACCGTCTCAAGGAGCATATCGGCAAAACACCTGCCATGTTCAGAAGGAGGTCTGCACGGTTTAACAAAGCAGTCCACAGGCTCGATGGTCGTCCGGACCTGTTTTTTCAGACAGGGGCGCTATTCGGGCCTATAGAGAGTCACGGCATTCCTTATATTTCGTATCACGACCAGACCGTGAGCATGGTGGAAAGGGGCTACAAGGGTTGGCTTCCCGATAATTTCCTTGAGCATAGAGATGAGTGGTATCGGCTCGAAAAGAATTTTTATCAGAGCATGACAAAGGTGGTGACCTATAGCGCGGTCACCAGGGACTCCCTTATCAACGATTACCTAGTTGATGCGGAGAGGGTAACGGTCATTCCGACTGCCTGCAAGCTTCCGTTCCCTTCGCGCGAGGAGATACTCAAACCGCGGAAGCGGCAGCTGCTCTTCGTCACGACCGACTTCATGAGGAAGGGCGGCGATATTCTTTTAAATGCCGTTCCATTAATAAAGTCGAAATTCCCTGATATCACGGTCGTCATAGCAGGAGGAAGCATACCCCCATCAATAAGAATCAGTGGTCCTGCCGTCACCTATGTGGGCGCACTGTCGCAGCAGGATCTGATGCGTTACTATCTCGAATCCGAGATTCTGGTCCATCCTGCACGATATGACGCCTTTCCTAATGTTATCAAAGAGGCGATTGCCTGCGGCTTGCCGGTGGTGGCGTCGGGGGTCTGCGGGATTCCCGAAATGCTCGATGGAGAGAGAGCCGGCGTGCTGATGCGCAATATAAGCCCTGCGGGGTTGGGCGATGCGGTCATCGGGCTTCTCAGCAATGAGATGCGCTACCGGCAGATACAGGAGCATTGCCTGACGTTGAGGGAAAAATACAGTATTGATACCGTCGGAGGGATGTTTGTGAAGCTCTTCAATGAGTACCTGGGATAA
- the xrtA gene encoding exosortase A, producing MEHADTKTFPESLKAHRLELAVTLLLMIGIYYSIVPLMVKQWYNDPNYSHGFLVPLIAGYFLYQRLDELKNAPVRPHNGGLLIILFGLLMVVLGFVGTEYFTMRASLVVMLIGLVLYLFGKDVLKITALPLGYLFFMVPLPYIIYDAVAFPLKLFVAKYSVLFLKVSGVIVWREGNVIMFPQTVLEVADACSGIRSIMSLLALSVALAFFTRYAAWKRWVIVLSAIPIAIVTNALRVIVTGFLAQYWGAQAAEGFFHEFAGLAVFGLAMAMLIGLSALLGRRTK from the coding sequence ATGGAACACGCGGATACGAAGACCTTTCCCGAATCACTCAAGGCTCATCGGCTGGAGCTTGCCGTTACCCTCCTGCTGATGATCGGCATCTATTACTCGATTGTACCCTTGATGGTAAAGCAGTGGTACAATGATCCCAACTATTCCCACGGGTTCCTGGTCCCGCTGATCGCGGGCTATTTCCTCTATCAGCGGCTCGACGAGCTGAAGAACGCCCCGGTGAGGCCGCATAACGGCGGCCTGCTGATCATTCTCTTCGGCCTGCTCATGGTGGTGCTGGGGTTTGTGGGTACGGAATACTTCACGATGAGGGCGTCGCTGGTGGTGATGCTCATCGGGCTGGTGCTCTATCTTTTCGGAAAAGACGTCCTGAAGATAACGGCGCTGCCGCTCGGGTATCTCTTCTTCATGGTGCCGCTGCCCTATATCATCTACGACGCTGTCGCCTTCCCGCTCAAGCTTTTTGTGGCGAAATATTCGGTGCTCTTCCTGAAGGTCTCGGGGGTCATTGTCTGGCGGGAGGGCAATGTGATCATGTTCCCCCAGACCGTGCTCGAGGTCGCGGATGCCTGCAGCGGCATCAGGTCCATCATGTCCCTTCTGGCGCTGAGCGTCGCTCTCGCCTTTTTTACCCGGTACGCTGCCTGGAAGCGCTGGGTGATCGTGCTTTCGGCGATACCGATCGCCATCGTAACCAATGCCCTCAGGGTGATCGTAACCGGGTTTCTCGCCCAGTACTGGGGGGCGCAGGCAGCCGAGGGCTTCTTCCATGAGTTTGCAGGCCTGGCGGTATTCGGGCTCGCCATGGCCATGCTCATCGGGCTCAGTGCACTGCTCGGGAGGCGGACGAAATGA
- a CDS encoding CAAX prenyl protease-related protein has product MVVTKNITFPRILPFALYMAFIGIEELLRYLTSKGMVNVSTDDLLYLYPIKIAVVGLSLIVLWPRYDELKALDLSRIPHTAASVLIGIVVFVLWINMDWAFATFGTLQGYNPLTIGDDTLRNVLIGSRLLGAVIVVPIMEELFWRSFLIRYVIRPEFSEVPIGRFTWLSFLVITVLFGLEHNLWLAGMMAGAAYNILLYYTKSIAQCIIAHAVTNLALGIYVLQSGQWKFW; this is encoded by the coding sequence ATGGTCGTTACTAAAAATATTACTTTTCCCCGCATCCTTCCCTTCGCCCTCTACATGGCCTTCATCGGCATCGAGGAGCTGCTGCGGTATTTGACCTCGAAAGGCATGGTAAACGTCTCCACCGATGACCTCCTGTATCTTTACCCGATCAAAATCGCTGTTGTCGGACTCTCGCTGATCGTCCTGTGGCCGCGCTACGATGAGCTCAAGGCGCTCGACCTCTCAAGGATTCCACACACAGCTGCCAGCGTACTCATTGGGATCGTCGTCTTCGTCCTCTGGATCAACATGGACTGGGCCTTTGCCACGTTCGGTACGCTGCAGGGATATAATCCGCTGACCATAGGAGATGATACGCTCAGGAATGTGTTGATCGGTTCTCGTCTGCTTGGCGCGGTTATTGTGGTCCCCATAATGGAGGAGCTTTTCTGGAGGTCCTTCCTGATCCGCTACGTTATAAGGCCGGAGTTTTCGGAGGTGCCCATAGGCCGGTTCACCTGGCTATCGTTTCTCGTCATCACCGTCCTCTTCGGCCTTGAACACAATCTCTGGCTCGCGGGCATGATGGCAGGAGCTGCTTACAATATTCTGCTGTACTATACAAAGAGTATCGCACAGTGTATTATTGCTCATGCGGTGACGAACCTGGCCCTCGGGATATATGTCCTGCAGAGCGGGCAGTGGAAATTCTGGTAA
- a CDS encoding glycoside hydrolase domain-containing protein, translating to MMASILVAVVSIGFALYFAGNFLSLKKAIAQAPAGVQRGAAYNLPLQKDIKALPGSQLTAVWANDGGDKVTREELRAARGLNVKNSAWNGSEIRQFGARNEVVSINVVLEAALSPARNMGISFNELIGPNNSKISSKKAGKEDIFNYVDRNIEVFLVKYLQIRGLSRLGYEPSYDERHVPINLQLPYTLPKGKSSGSFADRPGAFKFYPDIAVPIEVVETFDINAGENQSIWVDIYIPKKAPAGIYRGKLTVLESKKKTVEIPVEIEVLPFDLLDVPSAKTMVYLSEPDINYRYTGVRWDDSGGATPEKRAVMQHVWNNHQLVAHRHRISLVNDGLDPLNIKHWKMQRWVPVLNGKLFTEKSGYDGPGFGVSSGIYSIGTYGAWRNRWSPESEAAMHTNTDQWVLFFEQYFPGIEYFLYLRDEPRAPDFSLVEKWASWVKNNPGPGKRMKTLVTTDLVRKNKFMPSVDIGFVMWGDTAVWKSFMQQYNSSGTKYWAYNGWRIAGGSFMIEDEGVSLRVLGWTQYKHKVERWFYWASTQYKSGSRVNYETNVFEQAQTFGRKNDAVHPKYGETGPEYANGDGVLFYPGTDTHFPAYSYGLPGPIASLRLKLWRRGLQDVDYLTMAARKDPQAVAALVQKMIPKTLWEVGVTDHNDPTYVHTDISWSVNADDWESARRQLAKIIMSQNSVRE from the coding sequence ATGATGGCCAGCATTTTAGTGGCTGTTGTGTCCATCGGGTTTGCCCTGTATTTTGCCGGTAACTTCTTATCTTTGAAGAAAGCAATTGCACAAGCGCCCGCCGGTGTGCAGCGCGGTGCCGCATACAATCTCCCCCTGCAGAAAGACATCAAAGCGTTACCCGGTTCTCAATTGACTGCGGTATGGGCTAATGATGGAGGCGATAAAGTGACCCGGGAGGAGTTGCGTGCTGCGCGGGGTCTTAACGTCAAGAACAGTGCGTGGAACGGCTCTGAAATAAGACAGTTCGGCGCCAGGAATGAAGTAGTGTCCATCAATGTTGTTTTAGAAGCTGCACTAAGCCCTGCTCGAAATATGGGCATTTCTTTTAATGAACTGATCGGTCCGAACAATTCGAAAATATCATCAAAAAAAGCCGGCAAGGAAGATATCTTTAACTATGTAGACAGGAATATAGAAGTATTCCTCGTGAAGTACCTTCAGATAAGGGGACTCTCCCGGTTGGGCTATGAGCCGTCCTATGACGAGCGCCATGTGCCTATAAATTTGCAGCTGCCCTATACTCTGCCTAAGGGAAAATCAAGCGGGTCCTTTGCCGACCGTCCGGGAGCATTCAAGTTTTATCCAGATATCGCGGTTCCCATCGAGGTTGTGGAAACGTTCGATATCAATGCAGGAGAAAATCAGAGCATATGGGTCGACATTTATATTCCTAAGAAAGCGCCTGCGGGGATATATCGGGGCAAACTGACAGTCCTGGAGTCAAAGAAGAAAACGGTTGAGATTCCGGTCGAGATCGAGGTGCTTCCCTTTGATTTGCTGGATGTGCCGTCTGCAAAAACTATGGTGTACTTGAGTGAGCCGGACATTAATTACCGCTATACCGGAGTAAGATGGGATGATTCAGGTGGGGCGACTCCTGAGAAGAGAGCCGTCATGCAGCATGTCTGGAACAATCATCAACTGGTAGCCCACCGACATAGAATATCTCTGGTGAACGATGGACTTGATCCGCTCAATATCAAGCATTGGAAGATGCAGCGGTGGGTACCTGTCCTGAACGGAAAGCTTTTCACGGAAAAAAGTGGCTATGACGGGCCGGGTTTTGGCGTATCAAGTGGCATTTATTCGATAGGCACTTATGGGGCATGGAGGAACCGCTGGTCGCCGGAAAGTGAAGCCGCGATGCACACCAATACGGATCAATGGGTTCTCTTTTTTGAGCAGTACTTTCCCGGCATTGAGTATTTTCTCTACCTGCGGGACGAACCGCGGGCGCCGGATTTCTCCCTTGTCGAAAAATGGGCCTCCTGGGTCAAGAATAATCCCGGTCCGGGGAAACGGATGAAAACGCTTGTCACCACCGACCTCGTCAGAAAAAATAAATTTATGCCTTCCGTCGATATCGGCTTTGTAATGTGGGGCGATACCGCAGTCTGGAAATCGTTTATGCAGCAGTACAACAGTAGCGGTACGAAATATTGGGCATATAATGGCTGGCGTATTGCGGGCGGATCGTTCATGATCGAGGATGAAGGCGTTTCGCTCAGAGTGCTCGGCTGGACCCAGTATAAGCATAAGGTCGAGCGTTGGTTTTACTGGGCATCGACTCAATACAAAAGCGGCAGTCGGGTCAATTATGAAACCAATGTGTTTGAACAGGCGCAGACGTTCGGCAGAAAGAACGATGCCGTTCATCCGAAATACGGTGAAACCGGCCCTGAATATGCAAATGGAGACGGCGTCCTCTTTTACCCCGGCACAGACACTCATTTCCCGGCTTATAGTTATGGTTTGCCGGGACCCATTGCGAGTCTTCGACTCAAGCTTTGGCGAAGGGGCTTGCAGGACGTAGACTATTTGACAATGGCAGCCCGGAAAGACCCCCAGGCAGTGGCTGCACTCGTGCAGAAAATGATTCCCAAAACACTATGGGAAGTGGGCGTTACCGACCATAATGATCCAACGTATGTGCATACCGACATCAGCTGGTCTGTAAACGCCGATGATTGGGAGAGCGCCCGTCGGCAGCTGGCTAAGATTATCATGTCCCAAAATTCAGTCCGTGAGTAG